In the Mastomys coucha isolate ucsf_1 unplaced genomic scaffold, UCSF_Mcou_1 pScaffold18, whole genome shotgun sequence genome, one interval contains:
- the Ppcs gene encoding phosphopantothenate--cysteine ligase isoform X3, giving the protein MINAVVEITMKMVPKMLSPLVKDWAPKAFIVSFKLETDPDIIISRARNALEVYQHQVVVANILESIKSFVIIVTKDSETKLLLSEEEVAKGMVIEEKIVDDLRSRHTAFICDKN; this is encoded by the coding sequence ATAACAATGAAGATGGTACCAAAGATGCTTTCTCCTCTGGTTAAAGACTGGGCCCCCAAAGCGTTTATAGTTTCATTTAAGCTGGAGACAGACCCGGACATCATAATTAGTCGGGCTCGGAATGCTTTGGAAGTTTACCAGCATCAAGTGGTGGTGGCCAATATCCTGGAGTCAATAAAGTCCTTTGTGATCATTGTAACCAAAGACTCAGAGACAAAGTTACTGCTGTCGGAGGAGGAGGTAGCAAAAGGCATGGTGATAGAAGAGAAGATAGTAGACGACCTTCGGTCTAGACACACAGCTTTTATATGTgacaaaaactga